From the Gasterosteus aculeatus chromosome 13, fGasAcu3.hap1.1, whole genome shotgun sequence genome, one window contains:
- the golga1 gene encoding golgin subfamily A member 1 isoform X3 has translation MFAKLKKKIAEEAATAPRGGVRIPRTISKESIASVGADSGDDFASDGSSSRDDLPAQLLRRNDQIRKLEAKLSASIKKLQDQNECHQASRAKMAEGMALALEKKEQDWMEKMTGVEKEKASLAARVEEMMQHSVALFQKRDDRDELEGFQQQELAKLKHMLLKKEEELSQRDLQLQLKEAEVQSAKQGLLEARRKLQTLEQQHEESCSLNSGLEIEREELLLLREEADQRIRELQSVLQQVSEDFQKSQRVVSTLETSLQALQTEHDALKLHQQKAAVTEVDKERLLSDLQKKVTSLERRLQGNLSQDDHLQELLHEKCGLEQSLEVTRAELLQVRTDHADTVSSLETQLSRMSCSLTELQNLLRHKDDSSRAYRERTDTQIASLEQNVQESDERLKSAERHATEKQRHVDKLQAEWSAEKAFLDQQVCLLQQQSQEEARRLEDSVRSLQTERQRLHDRLADLDQQRDEVNSALSQRTEELEQSRAELNCRQTVSTEIAKALEESRRQKEELQTQVGELTTSLQTSLQDLSTATEKLALSEEDVQTLQKEVQCQQAAAVQLQEKVEQQRAQLEQMELDKESQLINQTQQLDSCQARISYLEVEVETLTEQLRGPEVCEEDHNGSVTLDDLDHIQKVNRELEQQLSDKNKTIKQLQQRLAELKRTLQKELKLKPEAETEGKEKFSESRAEKAERVCPDPLPTSTLSPPTSKTTVTNTSDLNDSREINFEYLKHVVLKFMSSREAEAFQLIRAVSVLLNFTREEEDMLKQTLEYKMSWFGSKPSPKGTIRPSVSGPSTQWS, from the exons ATGTTCGCCAAGCTGAAAAAGAAGATCGCAGAGGAGGCGGCCACAGCACCTCGGGGTGGCGTCCGTATACCACGCACCATCAGCAAGGAGTCCATCGCCTCCGTGGGGGCCGACTCGGGAGACGACTTT gccTCTGATGgcagcagctccagggacgACCTCCCTGCTCAGCTTCTCAGAAGGAATGACCAGATCCGGAAGCTGGAGGCCAAGCTCTCAG CATCCATAAAGAAACTTCAGGACCAGAACGAGTGTCACCAGGCCAGCAGAGCCAAGATGGCGGAGGGGATGGCTCTAGCTCtggagaagaaggagcag GATTGGATGGAGAAGATGACTGGCGTGGAAAAG gagaAGGCTTCCCTGGCAGCCCGGGTAGAGGAGATGATGCAGCACAGCGTAGCACTCTTCCAGAAAAGGGATGACCGCGATGAACTGGAAGGCTTTCAGCAGCAGGAGCTGGCTAAACTTAAACATATG TTgctgaagaaggaggaggagctgagtcAGCGGGATCTGCAGCTCCAGCTGAAGGAAGCTGAAGTTCAGTCGGCAAAGCAAGGGCTGTTGGAGGCGAGGAGGAAACTCCAGACTCTGGAACAGCAGCACGAGGAGAGCTGCAGTCTCAACTCCGGGCTTGAGATAGAGCG agaggagctgctgctgctcagagaGGAAGCAGACCAGCGGATCCGTGAGCTGCAGTCGGTCCTCCAGCAGGTCTCTGAAGACTTCCAGAAG TCACAGCGCGTGGTGTCCACGTTGGAGACGTCCCTGCAGGCATTACAGACGGAGCATGACGCCCTGAAGTTGCATCAGCAAAAG GCCGCTGTAACGGAGGTGGACAAGGAGCGCTTGTTATCGGACCTTCAGAAGAAAGTGACGTCCCTGGAGAGACGGCTCCAGGGGAACCTGAGCCAGGACGACCATCTACAGGAGCTTCTCCATGAG AAGTGCGGCTTGGAGCAAAGTCTGGAGGTGACCAGagcggagctgctgcaggttcGGACCGACCACGCTGACACCGTCAGCTCTCTGGAGACTCAG CTATCCAGAATGAGCTGCAGCCTTACTGAGCTGCAGAACCTCCTCCGACACAAGGACGACTCGTCCAGAGCCTACAGGGAGAGGACGGACACGCAG ATAGCTAGTTTGGAGCAGAATGTGCAAGAGAGTGATGAGAGGCTGAAGAGTGCCGAGCGCCACGCCACAGAGAAACAGCGGCACGTGGATAAACTG CAAGCGGAGTGGAGTGCAGAGAAGGCCTTTCTGGACCAGCAGGTGTGTTTGCTTCAGCAGCAGAGCCAGGAAGAGGCCCGCCGCCTGGAGGACAGCGTCCGCTCGTTACAGACTGAAAGACAGAGGCTGCACGACAGACTG GCTGATCTGGATCAGCAGAGGGACGAGGTAAACTCCGCCCTCAGTCAGCGGACAGAAGAGCTGGAGCAGAGCCGG GCGGAGCTGAACTGTCGGCAGACTGTGAGCACAGAAATTGCCAAAGCACTAGAAGAAAGCAGGCGCCAGAAGGAGGAGCTGCAAACGCAG GTTGGAGAGCTCACCACATCGCTACAGACCTCCCTGCAGGACCTTTCCACGGCCACTGAGAAGCTAGCACTGAGCGAGGAAGACGTGCAAACGCTCCAgaagg AGGTGCAGTGTCAGCAGGCAGCAGcggtgcagctgcaggagaaggtgGAGCAGCAGCGCGCCCAGCTGGAGCAGATGGAGCTGGACAAAGAGTCACAGCTGATCAACCAGACGCAGCAGCTGGACAGCTGCCAGGCGCGg ATCTCATACCTGGAGGTCGAAGTGGAAACCTTAACGGAGCAGCTGCGCGGCCCTGAGGTGTGCGAGGAGGATCACAACGGCAGTGTGACGCTGGATGACCTGGATCACATTCAGAAGGTCAACAGAGAGCTCGAACAGCAGCTCTCTGACAAGAATAAG accatcaagcagctgcagcagagactggCGGAACTGAAGAGGACACTGCAGAAGGAACTG AAGCTAAAGCCTGAGGCAGAAACTGAAGGGAAGGAGAAATTTTCCGAAAGCAGAGCAGAAAAAGCAGAGAGGGTTTGTCCTGACCCGCTCCCAACATCTACCCTCAGCCCCCCGACCTCCAAGACCACGGTGACCAACACCTCAGACCTCAACGACTCGCGAGAAATCAACTTTGAGTATCTCAAACACGTCGTACTCAAATTTATGTCCTCCAGAGAAGCTGAG GCGTTCCAGCTAATACGAGCCGTGTCTGTGCTGCTGAACTTcacccgggaggaggaggacatgttGAAACAAACGCTGGAGTATAAG atGTCCTGGTTTGGATCCAAGCCTTCTCCAAAGGGGACCATCCGCCCTTCAGTCTCAGGCCCTTCCACTCAGTGGAGCTGA
- the golga1 gene encoding golgin subfamily A member 1 isoform X1, producing MFAKLKKKIAEEAATAPRGGVRIPRTISKESIASVGADSGDDFASDGSSSRDDLPAQLLRRNDQIRKLEAKLSDYAEQLRIMQKTKEKLEIALEKHQDSSIKKLQDQNECHQASRAKMAEGMALALEKKEQDWMEKMTGVEKEKASLAARVEEMMQHSVALFQKRDDRDELEGFQQQELAKLKHMLLKKEEELSQRDLQLQLKEAEVQSAKQGLLEARRKLQTLEQQHEESCSLNSGLEIEREELLLLREEADQRIRELQSVLQQVSEDFQKSQRVVSTLETSLQALQTEHDALKLHQQKAAVTEVDKERLLSDLQKKVTSLERRLQGNLSQDDHLQELLHEKCGLEQSLEVTRAELLQVRTDHADTVSSLETQLSRMSCSLTELQNLLRHKDDSSRAYRERTDTQIASLEQNVQESDERLKSAERHATEKQRHVDKLQAEWSAEKAFLDQQVCLLQQQSQEEARRLEDSVRSLQTERQRLHDRLADLDQQRDEVNSALSQRTEELEQSRAELNCRQTVSTEIAKALEESRRQKEELQTQVGELTTSLQTSLQDLSTATEKLALSEEDVQTLQKEVQCQQAAAVQLQEKVEQQRAQLEQMELDKESQLINQTQQLDSCQARISYLEVEVETLTEQLRGPEVCEEDHNGSVTLDDLDHIQKVNRELEQQLSDKNKTIKQLQQRLAELKRTLQKELKLKPEAETEGKEKFSESRAEKAERVCPDPLPTSTLSPPTSKTTVTNTSDLNDSREINFEYLKHVVLKFMSSREAEAFQLIRAVSVLLNFTREEEDMLKQTLEYKMSWFGSKPSPKGTIRPSVSGPSTQWS from the exons ATGTTCGCCAAGCTGAAAAAGAAGATCGCAGAGGAGGCGGCCACAGCACCTCGGGGTGGCGTCCGTATACCACGCACCATCAGCAAGGAGTCCATCGCCTCCGTGGGGGCCGACTCGGGAGACGACTTT gccTCTGATGgcagcagctccagggacgACCTCCCTGCTCAGCTTCTCAGAAGGAATGACCAGATCCGGAAGCTGGAGGCCAAGCTCTCAG ACTATGCTGAGCAGCTGCGAATTATGCAGAAGACCAAGGAGAAGCTTGAAATTGCATTAGAAAAGCATCAGGATT CATCCATAAAGAAACTTCAGGACCAGAACGAGTGTCACCAGGCCAGCAGAGCCAAGATGGCGGAGGGGATGGCTCTAGCTCtggagaagaaggagcag GATTGGATGGAGAAGATGACTGGCGTGGAAAAG gagaAGGCTTCCCTGGCAGCCCGGGTAGAGGAGATGATGCAGCACAGCGTAGCACTCTTCCAGAAAAGGGATGACCGCGATGAACTGGAAGGCTTTCAGCAGCAGGAGCTGGCTAAACTTAAACATATG TTgctgaagaaggaggaggagctgagtcAGCGGGATCTGCAGCTCCAGCTGAAGGAAGCTGAAGTTCAGTCGGCAAAGCAAGGGCTGTTGGAGGCGAGGAGGAAACTCCAGACTCTGGAACAGCAGCACGAGGAGAGCTGCAGTCTCAACTCCGGGCTTGAGATAGAGCG agaggagctgctgctgctcagagaGGAAGCAGACCAGCGGATCCGTGAGCTGCAGTCGGTCCTCCAGCAGGTCTCTGAAGACTTCCAGAAG TCACAGCGCGTGGTGTCCACGTTGGAGACGTCCCTGCAGGCATTACAGACGGAGCATGACGCCCTGAAGTTGCATCAGCAAAAG GCCGCTGTAACGGAGGTGGACAAGGAGCGCTTGTTATCGGACCTTCAGAAGAAAGTGACGTCCCTGGAGAGACGGCTCCAGGGGAACCTGAGCCAGGACGACCATCTACAGGAGCTTCTCCATGAG AAGTGCGGCTTGGAGCAAAGTCTGGAGGTGACCAGagcggagctgctgcaggttcGGACCGACCACGCTGACACCGTCAGCTCTCTGGAGACTCAG CTATCCAGAATGAGCTGCAGCCTTACTGAGCTGCAGAACCTCCTCCGACACAAGGACGACTCGTCCAGAGCCTACAGGGAGAGGACGGACACGCAG ATAGCTAGTTTGGAGCAGAATGTGCAAGAGAGTGATGAGAGGCTGAAGAGTGCCGAGCGCCACGCCACAGAGAAACAGCGGCACGTGGATAAACTG CAAGCGGAGTGGAGTGCAGAGAAGGCCTTTCTGGACCAGCAGGTGTGTTTGCTTCAGCAGCAGAGCCAGGAAGAGGCCCGCCGCCTGGAGGACAGCGTCCGCTCGTTACAGACTGAAAGACAGAGGCTGCACGACAGACTG GCTGATCTGGATCAGCAGAGGGACGAGGTAAACTCCGCCCTCAGTCAGCGGACAGAAGAGCTGGAGCAGAGCCGG GCGGAGCTGAACTGTCGGCAGACTGTGAGCACAGAAATTGCCAAAGCACTAGAAGAAAGCAGGCGCCAGAAGGAGGAGCTGCAAACGCAG GTTGGAGAGCTCACCACATCGCTACAGACCTCCCTGCAGGACCTTTCCACGGCCACTGAGAAGCTAGCACTGAGCGAGGAAGACGTGCAAACGCTCCAgaagg AGGTGCAGTGTCAGCAGGCAGCAGcggtgcagctgcaggagaaggtgGAGCAGCAGCGCGCCCAGCTGGAGCAGATGGAGCTGGACAAAGAGTCACAGCTGATCAACCAGACGCAGCAGCTGGACAGCTGCCAGGCGCGg ATCTCATACCTGGAGGTCGAAGTGGAAACCTTAACGGAGCAGCTGCGCGGCCCTGAGGTGTGCGAGGAGGATCACAACGGCAGTGTGACGCTGGATGACCTGGATCACATTCAGAAGGTCAACAGAGAGCTCGAACAGCAGCTCTCTGACAAGAATAAG accatcaagcagctgcagcagagactggCGGAACTGAAGAGGACACTGCAGAAGGAACTG AAGCTAAAGCCTGAGGCAGAAACTGAAGGGAAGGAGAAATTTTCCGAAAGCAGAGCAGAAAAAGCAGAGAGGGTTTGTCCTGACCCGCTCCCAACATCTACCCTCAGCCCCCCGACCTCCAAGACCACGGTGACCAACACCTCAGACCTCAACGACTCGCGAGAAATCAACTTTGAGTATCTCAAACACGTCGTACTCAAATTTATGTCCTCCAGAGAAGCTGAG GCGTTCCAGCTAATACGAGCCGTGTCTGTGCTGCTGAACTTcacccgggaggaggaggacatgttGAAACAAACGCTGGAGTATAAG atGTCCTGGTTTGGATCCAAGCCTTCTCCAAAGGGGACCATCCGCCCTTCAGTCTCAGGCCCTTCCACTCAGTGGAGCTGA
- the golga1 gene encoding golgin subfamily A member 1 isoform X4 gives MFAKLKKKIAEEAATAPRGGVRIPRTISKESIASVGADSGDDFASDGSSSRDDLPAQLLRRNDQIRKLEAKLSDYAEQLRIMQKTKEKLEIALEKHQDSSIKKLQDQNECHQASRAKMAEGMALALEKKEQDWMEKMTGVEKLLKKEEELSQRDLQLQLKEAEVQSAKQGLLEARRKLQTLEQQHEESCSLNSGLEIEREELLLLREEADQRIRELQSVLQQVSEDFQKSQRVVSTLETSLQALQTEHDALKLHQQKAAVTEVDKERLLSDLQKKVTSLERRLQGNLSQDDHLQELLHEKCGLEQSLEVTRAELLQVRTDHADTVSSLETQLSRMSCSLTELQNLLRHKDDSSRAYRERTDTQIASLEQNVQESDERLKSAERHATEKQRHVDKLQAEWSAEKAFLDQQVCLLQQQSQEEARRLEDSVRSLQTERQRLHDRLADLDQQRDEVNSALSQRTEELEQSRAELNCRQTVSTEIAKALEESRRQKEELQTQVGELTTSLQTSLQDLSTATEKLALSEEDVQTLQKEVQCQQAAAVQLQEKVEQQRAQLEQMELDKESQLINQTQQLDSCQARISYLEVEVETLTEQLRGPEVCEEDHNGSVTLDDLDHIQKVNRELEQQLSDKNKTIKQLQQRLAELKRTLQKELKLKPEAETEGKEKFSESRAEKAERVCPDPLPTSTLSPPTSKTTVTNTSDLNDSREINFEYLKHVVLKFMSSREAEAFQLIRAVSVLLNFTREEEDMLKQTLEYKMSWFGSKPSPKGTIRPSVSGPSTQWS, from the exons ATGTTCGCCAAGCTGAAAAAGAAGATCGCAGAGGAGGCGGCCACAGCACCTCGGGGTGGCGTCCGTATACCACGCACCATCAGCAAGGAGTCCATCGCCTCCGTGGGGGCCGACTCGGGAGACGACTTT gccTCTGATGgcagcagctccagggacgACCTCCCTGCTCAGCTTCTCAGAAGGAATGACCAGATCCGGAAGCTGGAGGCCAAGCTCTCAG ACTATGCTGAGCAGCTGCGAATTATGCAGAAGACCAAGGAGAAGCTTGAAATTGCATTAGAAAAGCATCAGGATT CATCCATAAAGAAACTTCAGGACCAGAACGAGTGTCACCAGGCCAGCAGAGCCAAGATGGCGGAGGGGATGGCTCTAGCTCtggagaagaaggagcag GATTGGATGGAGAAGATGACTGGCGTGGAAAAG TTgctgaagaaggaggaggagctgagtcAGCGGGATCTGCAGCTCCAGCTGAAGGAAGCTGAAGTTCAGTCGGCAAAGCAAGGGCTGTTGGAGGCGAGGAGGAAACTCCAGACTCTGGAACAGCAGCACGAGGAGAGCTGCAGTCTCAACTCCGGGCTTGAGATAGAGCG agaggagctgctgctgctcagagaGGAAGCAGACCAGCGGATCCGTGAGCTGCAGTCGGTCCTCCAGCAGGTCTCTGAAGACTTCCAGAAG TCACAGCGCGTGGTGTCCACGTTGGAGACGTCCCTGCAGGCATTACAGACGGAGCATGACGCCCTGAAGTTGCATCAGCAAAAG GCCGCTGTAACGGAGGTGGACAAGGAGCGCTTGTTATCGGACCTTCAGAAGAAAGTGACGTCCCTGGAGAGACGGCTCCAGGGGAACCTGAGCCAGGACGACCATCTACAGGAGCTTCTCCATGAG AAGTGCGGCTTGGAGCAAAGTCTGGAGGTGACCAGagcggagctgctgcaggttcGGACCGACCACGCTGACACCGTCAGCTCTCTGGAGACTCAG CTATCCAGAATGAGCTGCAGCCTTACTGAGCTGCAGAACCTCCTCCGACACAAGGACGACTCGTCCAGAGCCTACAGGGAGAGGACGGACACGCAG ATAGCTAGTTTGGAGCAGAATGTGCAAGAGAGTGATGAGAGGCTGAAGAGTGCCGAGCGCCACGCCACAGAGAAACAGCGGCACGTGGATAAACTG CAAGCGGAGTGGAGTGCAGAGAAGGCCTTTCTGGACCAGCAGGTGTGTTTGCTTCAGCAGCAGAGCCAGGAAGAGGCCCGCCGCCTGGAGGACAGCGTCCGCTCGTTACAGACTGAAAGACAGAGGCTGCACGACAGACTG GCTGATCTGGATCAGCAGAGGGACGAGGTAAACTCCGCCCTCAGTCAGCGGACAGAAGAGCTGGAGCAGAGCCGG GCGGAGCTGAACTGTCGGCAGACTGTGAGCACAGAAATTGCCAAAGCACTAGAAGAAAGCAGGCGCCAGAAGGAGGAGCTGCAAACGCAG GTTGGAGAGCTCACCACATCGCTACAGACCTCCCTGCAGGACCTTTCCACGGCCACTGAGAAGCTAGCACTGAGCGAGGAAGACGTGCAAACGCTCCAgaagg AGGTGCAGTGTCAGCAGGCAGCAGcggtgcagctgcaggagaaggtgGAGCAGCAGCGCGCCCAGCTGGAGCAGATGGAGCTGGACAAAGAGTCACAGCTGATCAACCAGACGCAGCAGCTGGACAGCTGCCAGGCGCGg ATCTCATACCTGGAGGTCGAAGTGGAAACCTTAACGGAGCAGCTGCGCGGCCCTGAGGTGTGCGAGGAGGATCACAACGGCAGTGTGACGCTGGATGACCTGGATCACATTCAGAAGGTCAACAGAGAGCTCGAACAGCAGCTCTCTGACAAGAATAAG accatcaagcagctgcagcagagactggCGGAACTGAAGAGGACACTGCAGAAGGAACTG AAGCTAAAGCCTGAGGCAGAAACTGAAGGGAAGGAGAAATTTTCCGAAAGCAGAGCAGAAAAAGCAGAGAGGGTTTGTCCTGACCCGCTCCCAACATCTACCCTCAGCCCCCCGACCTCCAAGACCACGGTGACCAACACCTCAGACCTCAACGACTCGCGAGAAATCAACTTTGAGTATCTCAAACACGTCGTACTCAAATTTATGTCCTCCAGAGAAGCTGAG GCGTTCCAGCTAATACGAGCCGTGTCTGTGCTGCTGAACTTcacccgggaggaggaggacatgttGAAACAAACGCTGGAGTATAAG atGTCCTGGTTTGGATCCAAGCCTTCTCCAAAGGGGACCATCCGCCCTTCAGTCTCAGGCCCTTCCACTCAGTGGAGCTGA
- the golga1 gene encoding golgin subfamily A member 1 isoform X5 — MFAKLKKKIAEEAATAPRGGVRIPRTISKESIASVGADSGDDFASDGSSSRDDLPAQLLRRNDQIRKLEAKLSDYAEQLRIMQKTKEKLEIALEKHQDSSIKKLQDQNECHQASRAKMAEGMALALEKKEQDWMEKMTGVEKLLKKEEELSQRDLQLQLKEAEVQSAKQGLLEARRKLQTLEQQHEESCSLNSGLEIEREELLLLREEADQRIRELQSVLQQVSEDFQKSQRVVSTLETSLQALQTEHDALKLHQQKAAVTEVDKERLLSDLQKKVTSLERRLQGNLSQDDHLQELLHECGLEQSLEVTRAELLQVRTDHADTVSSLETQLSRMSCSLTELQNLLRHKDDSSRAYRERTDTQIASLEQNVQESDERLKSAERHATEKQRHVDKLQAEWSAEKAFLDQQVCLLQQQSQEEARRLEDSVRSLQTERQRLHDRLADLDQQRDEVNSALSQRTEELEQSRAELNCRQTVSTEIAKALEESRRQKEELQTQVGELTTSLQTSLQDLSTATEKLALSEEDVQTLQKEVQCQQAAAVQLQEKVEQQRAQLEQMELDKESQLINQTQQLDSCQARISYLEVEVETLTEQLRGPEVCEEDHNGSVTLDDLDHIQKVNRELEQQLSDKNKTIKQLQQRLAELKRTLQKELKLKPEAETEGKEKFSESRAEKAERVCPDPLPTSTLSPPTSKTTVTNTSDLNDSREINFEYLKHVVLKFMSSREAEAFQLIRAVSVLLNFTREEEDMLKQTLEYKMSWFGSKPSPKGTIRPSVSGPSTQWS, encoded by the exons ATGTTCGCCAAGCTGAAAAAGAAGATCGCAGAGGAGGCGGCCACAGCACCTCGGGGTGGCGTCCGTATACCACGCACCATCAGCAAGGAGTCCATCGCCTCCGTGGGGGCCGACTCGGGAGACGACTTT gccTCTGATGgcagcagctccagggacgACCTCCCTGCTCAGCTTCTCAGAAGGAATGACCAGATCCGGAAGCTGGAGGCCAAGCTCTCAG ACTATGCTGAGCAGCTGCGAATTATGCAGAAGACCAAGGAGAAGCTTGAAATTGCATTAGAAAAGCATCAGGATT CATCCATAAAGAAACTTCAGGACCAGAACGAGTGTCACCAGGCCAGCAGAGCCAAGATGGCGGAGGGGATGGCTCTAGCTCtggagaagaaggagcag GATTGGATGGAGAAGATGACTGGCGTGGAAAAG TTgctgaagaaggaggaggagctgagtcAGCGGGATCTGCAGCTCCAGCTGAAGGAAGCTGAAGTTCAGTCGGCAAAGCAAGGGCTGTTGGAGGCGAGGAGGAAACTCCAGACTCTGGAACAGCAGCACGAGGAGAGCTGCAGTCTCAACTCCGGGCTTGAGATAGAGCG agaggagctgctgctgctcagagaGGAAGCAGACCAGCGGATCCGTGAGCTGCAGTCGGTCCTCCAGCAGGTCTCTGAAGACTTCCAGAAG TCACAGCGCGTGGTGTCCACGTTGGAGACGTCCCTGCAGGCATTACAGACGGAGCATGACGCCCTGAAGTTGCATCAGCAAAAG GCCGCTGTAACGGAGGTGGACAAGGAGCGCTTGTTATCGGACCTTCAGAAGAAAGTGACGTCCCTGGAGAGACGGCTCCAGGGGAACCTGAGCCAGGACGACCATCTACAGGAGCTTCTCCATGAG TGCGGCTTGGAGCAAAGTCTGGAGGTGACCAGagcggagctgctgcaggttcGGACCGACCACGCTGACACCGTCAGCTCTCTGGAGACTCAG CTATCCAGAATGAGCTGCAGCCTTACTGAGCTGCAGAACCTCCTCCGACACAAGGACGACTCGTCCAGAGCCTACAGGGAGAGGACGGACACGCAG ATAGCTAGTTTGGAGCAGAATGTGCAAGAGAGTGATGAGAGGCTGAAGAGTGCCGAGCGCCACGCCACAGAGAAACAGCGGCACGTGGATAAACTG CAAGCGGAGTGGAGTGCAGAGAAGGCCTTTCTGGACCAGCAGGTGTGTTTGCTTCAGCAGCAGAGCCAGGAAGAGGCCCGCCGCCTGGAGGACAGCGTCCGCTCGTTACAGACTGAAAGACAGAGGCTGCACGACAGACTG GCTGATCTGGATCAGCAGAGGGACGAGGTAAACTCCGCCCTCAGTCAGCGGACAGAAGAGCTGGAGCAGAGCCGG GCGGAGCTGAACTGTCGGCAGACTGTGAGCACAGAAATTGCCAAAGCACTAGAAGAAAGCAGGCGCCAGAAGGAGGAGCTGCAAACGCAG GTTGGAGAGCTCACCACATCGCTACAGACCTCCCTGCAGGACCTTTCCACGGCCACTGAGAAGCTAGCACTGAGCGAGGAAGACGTGCAAACGCTCCAgaagg AGGTGCAGTGTCAGCAGGCAGCAGcggtgcagctgcaggagaaggtgGAGCAGCAGCGCGCCCAGCTGGAGCAGATGGAGCTGGACAAAGAGTCACAGCTGATCAACCAGACGCAGCAGCTGGACAGCTGCCAGGCGCGg ATCTCATACCTGGAGGTCGAAGTGGAAACCTTAACGGAGCAGCTGCGCGGCCCTGAGGTGTGCGAGGAGGATCACAACGGCAGTGTGACGCTGGATGACCTGGATCACATTCAGAAGGTCAACAGAGAGCTCGAACAGCAGCTCTCTGACAAGAATAAG accatcaagcagctgcagcagagactggCGGAACTGAAGAGGACACTGCAGAAGGAACTG AAGCTAAAGCCTGAGGCAGAAACTGAAGGGAAGGAGAAATTTTCCGAAAGCAGAGCAGAAAAAGCAGAGAGGGTTTGTCCTGACCCGCTCCCAACATCTACCCTCAGCCCCCCGACCTCCAAGACCACGGTGACCAACACCTCAGACCTCAACGACTCGCGAGAAATCAACTTTGAGTATCTCAAACACGTCGTACTCAAATTTATGTCCTCCAGAGAAGCTGAG GCGTTCCAGCTAATACGAGCCGTGTCTGTGCTGCTGAACTTcacccgggaggaggaggacatgttGAAACAAACGCTGGAGTATAAG atGTCCTGGTTTGGATCCAAGCCTTCTCCAAAGGGGACCATCCGCCCTTCAGTCTCAGGCCCTTCCACTCAGTGGAGCTGA